The proteins below come from a single Hyphomicrobium denitrificans ATCC 51888 genomic window:
- a CDS encoding carbon starvation CstA family protein, translated as MTGIRAKLAWTAIAILGALSLGIVALSRGETINAIWLVLAAICSYLLAYRFYGLFIADRVVRLDPSRLTPAQRFNDGLDYCPTDRTVLFGHHFAAIAGAGPLVGPVLAAQMGYLPGTLWLVIGVVFAGAVQDFIVLWASTRRDGRSLGDMIRSELGELAGTVAMIGVLLIMVILLAVLALVVVKALKQSPWATFTVVMTIPIGVLMGVYGRYLRPGRIGEMSLIGFALLLLSLIYGRHVAEDPVLAPMFDYSGEQLSMMLIAYGFVASVLPVWMLLAPRDYLSTFLKIGTIAGLALGIFFVLPDLKMPAVTKFVDGTGPVFAGNLFPFLFITIACGAISGFHALVSSGTTPKMLDNEINARFIGYGAMLMESFVAIMALVAATTLEPGLYFALNSPSAIIGTTPETAAAAISSWGFTVTPDMLRQAAADVGESTILSRTGGAPTLAVGMAEILSSAIGGKAMMAFWYHFAILFEALFILTTIDAGTRVARFMIQDLIGTFTPVFRDTRSWTANIVATTIAVAGWGYFLYQGVVDPLGGINTLWPLFGIANQMLACIALILCTVVLFKMKRERYAWVTILPAVWVAICTLTAGWQKIFSDNPAIGFLAHAEKFGSASDAGQILAPAKSMADMSRIVFNDYVNATLTALLIALVIAMFGFAVAAISKALANPNISARESAIVAAE; from the coding sequence ATGACCGGCATTCGAGCGAAACTTGCCTGGACGGCGATCGCGATCCTCGGGGCCCTGTCGCTGGGCATCGTCGCTCTGTCGCGCGGAGAGACGATCAACGCCATATGGCTCGTCCTCGCCGCGATCTGCTCGTATCTGCTCGCGTACCGATTTTACGGGCTGTTCATTGCCGACCGCGTCGTGCGCCTCGATCCCAGCCGTCTGACGCCCGCGCAACGCTTCAACGACGGGCTCGACTACTGTCCAACGGATCGCACCGTTCTTTTCGGCCATCACTTCGCGGCGATTGCGGGCGCAGGGCCGCTCGTCGGCCCCGTCCTCGCGGCGCAGATGGGCTACCTGCCCGGCACGCTGTGGCTCGTCATCGGTGTCGTGTTCGCGGGCGCCGTTCAGGACTTCATCGTGCTCTGGGCGTCGACGCGCCGCGACGGCCGCTCATTAGGAGACATGATCCGCTCAGAGCTCGGCGAGCTTGCTGGCACCGTCGCGATGATCGGCGTGCTGCTGATCATGGTCATTCTGCTCGCGGTTCTCGCCCTCGTCGTCGTCAAGGCACTGAAGCAAAGCCCGTGGGCGACCTTCACCGTCGTGATGACGATCCCGATCGGCGTGCTGATGGGCGTCTACGGCCGCTATCTTCGTCCGGGCCGCATCGGCGAGATGTCGCTCATCGGCTTTGCGTTGCTGTTGCTATCGCTCATCTACGGCCGTCACGTCGCGGAAGATCCAGTGCTCGCTCCGATGTTCGACTATTCCGGCGAGCAGCTTTCGATGATGCTGATCGCGTATGGGTTCGTCGCGTCCGTGCTGCCGGTTTGGATGCTGCTTGCGCCGCGCGACTATCTCTCGACCTTTCTCAAAATCGGCACGATCGCGGGTCTGGCGCTCGGCATTTTTTTCGTGCTGCCCGATCTCAAGATGCCCGCCGTGACGAAATTCGTCGACGGCACGGGGCCGGTGTTCGCGGGCAATCTTTTCCCATTCCTGTTCATCACCATCGCGTGCGGTGCGATCTCCGGCTTCCACGCGCTGGTCTCGTCCGGGACGACGCCGAAGATGCTCGACAATGAGATCAACGCGCGCTTCATCGGCTATGGCGCGATGCTGATGGAAAGCTTCGTCGCGATCATGGCGCTTGTCGCGGCGACGACGCTGGAGCCTGGCTTGTATTTCGCGCTGAACAGCCCATCAGCGATCATCGGCACGACGCCGGAAACGGCCGCGGCCGCGATTTCCAGCTGGGGCTTCACCGTGACGCCCGACATGCTGCGGCAAGCGGCGGCGGACGTCGGCGAAAGCACGATCCTGTCGCGCACGGGTGGCGCGCCGACGCTCGCCGTCGGCATGGCGGAAATTCTTTCGAGCGCCATCGGCGGCAAGGCGATGATGGCCTTCTGGTATCACTTCGCCATCCTGTTCGAGGCATTGTTCATCCTGACGACGATCGATGCCGGCACGCGCGTCGCGCGCTTCATGATCCAGGACTTGATTGGCACGTTTACGCCCGTGTTTCGCGACACGCGCTCGTGGACCGCGAACATCGTCGCGACGACGATTGCGGTCGCGGGCTGGGGATATTTTCTTTACCAGGGCGTCGTCGATCCGCTTGGCGGCATCAATACGCTGTGGCCGCTGTTCGGCATCGCCAATCAGATGCTGGCGTGCATTGCGCTCATCCTGTGCACCGTCGTGCTCTTCAAGATGAAGCGTGAGCGCTACGCGTGGGTGACAATTCTGCCCGCCGTCTGGGTTGCGATCTGCACGCTGACGGCCGGATGGCAGAAGATTTTCAGCGATAACCCGGCCATCGGATTTCTGGCGCATGCGGAGAAATTCGGTTCCGCATCGGACGCAGGCCAGATCCTCGCTCCGGCGAAGTCGATGGCCGACATGAGCCGCATCGTGTTCAACGATTACGTCAACGCGACGTTGACAGCGTTGCTGATCGCGCTGGTCATCGCGATGTTCGGATTTGCCGTGGCCGCGATTTCGAAGGCGCTGGCGAACCCGAACATATCTGCTCGCGAATCCGCCATCGTGGCGGCGGAGTGA
- the rpsA gene encoding 30S ribosomal protein S1, which produces MSAEVSREMNPSREDFAALLAESLAKDDLFEGSVVKGKIVGIEKDMAIIDVGLKMEGRVAMKEFGIGGKPGDLKVGDTVEVYLERVENALGEAVLSRDKARREESWTRLERLYEKGEKVTGVIFNKVKGGFTVDLDGAVAFLPGSQVDIRPVRDIGPLMHQQQPFQILKMDRRRGNIVVSRRSVLEESRAEQRTEIVARLAEGQIIDGLVKNITDYGAFIDLGGIDGLLHVTDMAWRRVNHPSEILNVGDTVKVQIIRINPETQRISLGMKQLQSDPWSSIEAKYPVGARVKGTVTNIADYGAFVELEPGVEGLIHVSEMSWTKKNTHPGKIVSTSQQVEVQVLEVDPQKRRISLGLKQTQENPWDGFLTAHPKGSIVEGPIRNITEFGLFIGLDNGIDGMVHLSDLDWQKAGDEVIKDYKKGDNVKAIVLDVDGAKERISLGIKQLAGDPADAMAKYKKGDAVTCTVTSVSEAGIEVKIADSELTSFVKRGDLSRDRSEQRPERFNVGDKVDAAVISVDKAARRIAVSVKALELAEEKQAVAQYGSSDSGASLGDIFKAAIKKREGAEDGE; this is translated from the coding sequence ATGTCCGCCGAAGTATCACGTGAGATGAACCCGTCGCGCGAAGATTTTGCCGCGCTGCTCGCCGAGAGCCTTGCCAAGGACGACCTCTTCGAAGGTTCCGTCGTTAAGGGCAAAATCGTCGGCATCGAAAAAGATATGGCGATCATCGACGTTGGCCTGAAGATGGAAGGCCGGGTCGCGATGAAGGAATTCGGGATCGGCGGCAAGCCGGGCGATCTCAAGGTCGGCGATACCGTCGAAGTCTACCTGGAGCGCGTCGAGAATGCGCTCGGTGAGGCTGTGCTGTCGCGCGACAAGGCCCGCCGCGAAGAAAGCTGGACGCGCCTCGAGCGTCTTTATGAAAAGGGCGAGAAGGTCACCGGCGTGATCTTCAACAAGGTCAAGGGCGGCTTCACGGTCGACCTCGACGGCGCCGTTGCGTTCCTTCCCGGTTCGCAGGTCGATATCCGTCCGGTTCGCGATATCGGACCGCTGATGCATCAGCAGCAGCCGTTCCAGATCCTGAAGATGGATCGCCGTCGCGGCAACATCGTCGTCTCGCGCCGTTCGGTTCTCGAAGAGAGCCGCGCCGAGCAGCGCACGGAGATCGTCGCACGTCTCGCCGAAGGCCAGATCATCGACGGCCTCGTCAAGAACATCACCGACTACGGTGCGTTCATCGACCTCGGCGGCATCGACGGCCTGCTGCACGTCACCGACATGGCATGGCGTCGCGTCAATCATCCGTCCGAGATCCTGAACGTCGGCGACACGGTGAAGGTGCAGATCATCCGCATCAACCCGGAAACGCAGCGTATCTCGCTCGGCATGAAGCAGCTGCAGTCGGATCCGTGGTCGTCGATCGAGGCGAAGTATCCGGTCGGCGCGCGCGTCAAGGGTACCGTCACGAACATCGCTGACTACGGCGCGTTCGTTGAGCTGGAGCCGGGCGTCGAAGGCCTGATCCACGTCTCGGAAATGAGCTGGACGAAGAAGAACACGCACCCTGGCAAGATCGTCTCGACGAGCCAGCAGGTCGAGGTTCAGGTTCTCGAGGTCGATCCGCAGAAGCGCCGCATCTCGCTTGGTCTCAAGCAGACGCAGGAAAATCCGTGGGATGGCTTCCTGACCGCGCATCCGAAGGGCTCGATCGTCGAAGGTCCGATCCGCAACATCACCGAATTCGGTCTGTTCATCGGCCTCGACAACGGCATCGACGGCATGGTCCACCTTTCCGACCTCGACTGGCAGAAAGCCGGCGACGAAGTCATCAAGGACTACAAGAAGGGTGACAACGTCAAAGCCATCGTGCTCGACGTCGACGGTGCCAAGGAGCGCATCTCGCTCGGCATCAAGCAGCTTGCTGGCGACCCGGCCGATGCAATGGCGAAGTACAAGAAGGGCGACGCAGTGACCTGCACGGTGACGTCGGTCAGCGAAGCCGGCATCGAAGTGAAGATCGCCGACAGCGAATTGACGTCGTTCGTCAAGCGCGGCGACCTCTCGCGCGATCGCTCCGAGCAGCGCCCCGAGCGCTTCAACGTCGGCGACAAGGTCGATGCGGCCGTTATCTCGGTCGACAAGGCGGCACGCCGGATCGCAGTTTCGGTCAAGGCGCTCGAGCTTGCCGAAGAGAAGCAGGCGGTGGCTCAGTACGGATCGTCGGATTCGGGTGCTTCGCTCGGCGACATCTTCAAGGCCGCCATCAAGAAGCGCGAAGGTGCTGAAGACGGCGAGTGA
- a CDS encoding TIGR02300 family protein, whose protein sequence is MATKQARGTKRTCQSCDERFYDLGHDPIVCPFCGSKYVIASSPAALAALQAEQRELAAKKAKKPVPADDEGELPAVEGEEALADVETDDAGGTDDDETFLEEEEEEGGDVSNIIGGPAGEGDEEP, encoded by the coding sequence ATGGCGACCAAGCAAGCGCGCGGGACAAAGCGAACCTGTCAGAGCTGCGACGAGCGGTTCTACGATCTCGGTCACGATCCGATTGTCTGCCCATTCTGCGGCAGCAAATACGTGATCGCCTCGTCACCCGCCGCTCTCGCGGCGTTGCAAGCCGAACAGCGGGAACTCGCAGCCAAGAAGGCAAAGAAGCCGGTTCCGGCTGATGACGAGGGCGAATTGCCGGCAGTCGAGGGCGAAGAGGCACTCGCCGACGTCGAGACCGATGATGCCGGCGGCACCGACGACGATGAGACCTTCCTCGAGGAAGAAGAGGAAGAGGGCGGCGATGTTTCCAACATCATCGGCGGCCCGGCGGGTGAGGGCGACGAAGAGCCCTGA
- the cmk gene encoding (d)CMP kinase, with protein sequence MVIAIDGPAASGKGTVAKKLAEHLGVPYLDTGLLYRAVARDVEARGGELEDATAAVSAAQSIDAQSLCDPGLRGPLAGDKASIIAKIPAVRAALLDYQRNFAKSSAEGAVLDGRDIGTVVCPEADIKIFVTASDEARAQRRYLEHQGRGENVAYEVVLEDLRRRDARDRDRSVAPLEAAGDALHLDTTTLDADAAFAAVLALIAAQITR encoded by the coding sequence CTGGTCATCGCGATCGATGGGCCGGCGGCGTCCGGCAAGGGAACGGTTGCCAAGAAGCTCGCCGAGCATTTGGGCGTGCCGTATCTCGATACGGGATTGCTGTATCGCGCCGTCGCCCGCGATGTCGAAGCACGGGGCGGTGAGCTTGAAGACGCGACAGCAGCGGTCTCGGCCGCGCAGTCGATCGATGCGCAGAGCCTGTGCGATCCGGGCTTGCGTGGGCCGCTCGCGGGCGACAAGGCCTCGATCATCGCGAAAATTCCTGCCGTCCGCGCAGCCTTGCTGGATTATCAGCGCAACTTCGCCAAAAGCTCCGCCGAGGGCGCCGTCCTCGACGGCCGCGATATCGGAACGGTGGTGTGCCCTGAAGCCGACATCAAAATTTTCGTAACGGCCTCGGACGAGGCGCGTGCTCAGCGGCGCTATCTGGAACACCAGGGTCGCGGCGAGAACGTCGCTTATGAAGTCGTGCTTGAGGATTTACGCCGCCGCGACGCGCGTGATCGCGATAGAAGTGTGGCGCCGCTCGAAGCAGCCGGAGATGCACTTCACCTCGATACCACCACTCTTGATGCGGATGCCGCTTTTGCGGCCGTGCTTGCGCTGATCGCGGCGCAAATAACACGCTAG
- a CDS encoding GIY-YIG nuclease family protein, producing MTYVYILQSTAFPDRYYVGVTADISQRVAKHNAGEVSHTSKYRPWQLKTYIAFSDKTQAYAFEKYLKSGSSRAFAKKRL from the coding sequence GTGACCTACGTCTACATTCTTCAAAGCACTGCGTTTCCCGATCGATATTATGTCGGAGTGACGGCCGATATATCCCAACGCGTAGCAAAGCATAATGCAGGGGAAGTATCGCACACGTCGAAATATCGGCCTTGGCAGCTCAAGACCTACATCGCCTTTTCCGACAAAACACAGGCCTATGCTTTCGAGAAATACCTGAAGTCCGGTTCGAGCCGCGCGTTCGCCAAGAAGCGCCTTTGA
- a CDS encoding Hsp20 family protein, producing MTRMATLSNPLLLGFEEIERLIDRAAKGGSDGYPPYNIERVAADGEDAGLLRITLAVAGFTRDDLEITLDDKQLTIRGKQQDDKTREYLYRGIAARQFSRTFVLADGIEVKSADLANGLLAIDLQRLEPERLVRRIEIGPPGRIKTRT from the coding sequence ATGACACGCATGGCTACGCTTTCGAACCCGCTTTTGCTGGGTTTTGAGGAAATCGAAAGACTGATCGATCGCGCCGCCAAGGGTGGAAGCGACGGTTACCCGCCTTACAACATCGAACGCGTTGCCGCGGACGGCGAAGATGCCGGGCTGCTGCGGATTACGCTGGCTGTTGCAGGCTTCACTCGAGACGATCTCGAGATCACGCTCGATGACAAACAGCTGACAATTCGCGGCAAGCAGCAGGACGACAAAACGCGCGAATACCTTTACCGGGGAATCGCGGCGCGACAGTTTTCGCGGACTTTCGTCCTTGCCGACGGCATCGAAGTCAAAAGCGCGGATCTGGCAAACGGCCTTTTGGCGATCGATTTGCAACGGTTGGAGCCTGAGCGGCTCGTTAGACGAATAGAGATCGGACCGCCTGGGCGGATCAAAACCCGGACCTAG
- the aroA gene encoding 3-phosphoshikimate 1-carboxyvinyltransferase: protein MKATTAKPLAVMRASPLKGRVRLPGDKSISHRALIFGALATGTTRIRGLLESEDVVNTARAVSALGAHAEKRGDVWEVKGRGPGGLRQPTEPLDFGNSGTGARLMMGVIAGHPITVQMTGDASLSRRPMRRVLGPLMQMGLEVIETGRETLPLTLRGTSELIPIVYPLPVPSAQVKSAVLLAGLHSAGETTVIEHEATRDHTERMLRHFGANVRIMDKEGGRAITIRGDAELTGRDILVPGDPSSAAFLVAAALIVPGSDVTIEGVLINPTRTGLYTTLQEMGGDVTLLNQREEGGEPIADIRVRASELKGVRVPAERAPSMIDEYPVLAAISAFAKGTTQMDGLAELKVKESDRLQATATGLEVNGVTARIDGDSLIVEGKQRLKGGGLVATHLDHRIAMAFLTAGLASEKPITVDDTTMIATSFPEFRGLMETLGATYQEAPEQ from the coding sequence TTGAAAGCCACGACTGCGAAGCCCCTTGCCGTGATGCGTGCGTCTCCGTTGAAGGGGCGTGTCCGGCTCCCCGGCGACAAATCGATTTCGCACCGCGCCCTGATTTTCGGGGCGTTGGCGACCGGGACGACACGCATTCGCGGCCTTCTCGAGTCCGAAGACGTCGTGAACACGGCGCGGGCCGTCTCGGCGTTGGGTGCGCACGCTGAAAAGCGCGGCGACGTGTGGGAAGTGAAGGGGCGCGGTCCCGGCGGACTTCGCCAGCCCACAGAGCCGCTCGATTTCGGCAATTCCGGCACCGGTGCGCGGCTGATGATGGGCGTCATCGCCGGACATCCGATCACGGTCCAAATGACGGGCGACGCCTCGTTGTCGCGGCGTCCGATGCGCCGCGTGCTCGGGCCGCTGATGCAAATGGGCCTTGAGGTGATCGAGACCGGCAGGGAAACGCTGCCGTTGACGCTGCGCGGAACCAGCGAGCTGATTCCGATCGTCTATCCACTGCCGGTTCCGTCCGCGCAGGTGAAAAGCGCCGTCCTTCTTGCCGGTCTGCATTCGGCGGGCGAGACCACGGTCATCGAACACGAAGCGACGCGCGATCACACCGAGCGGATGCTTCGCCACTTCGGCGCCAACGTCCGGATCATGGACAAGGAAGGCGGCCGCGCCATCACGATCAGAGGCGATGCCGAGCTAACGGGACGCGACATTCTCGTGCCGGGAGACCCATCATCCGCCGCGTTCCTTGTGGCGGCCGCGTTGATCGTGCCCGGCTCCGACGTCACGATCGAAGGCGTGCTCATCAATCCGACGCGCACCGGGCTCTACACGACGTTGCAGGAAATGGGCGGCGACGTCACGCTGCTGAACCAGCGCGAGGAGGGCGGCGAACCCATCGCCGACATTCGCGTTCGCGCATCCGAGCTGAAGGGCGTCCGCGTGCCGGCCGAGCGTGCGCCGTCGATGATCGATGAATATCCGGTGCTCGCCGCGATTTCGGCGTTCGCGAAGGGCACGACACAGATGGATGGCCTCGCCGAGCTCAAGGTCAAGGAGAGCGACCGCCTGCAGGCGACGGCGACGGGCCTCGAAGTCAACGGCGTCACGGCACGCATCGATGGCGATAGCCTCATCGTCGAAGGCAAGCAGCGCCTCAAAGGCGGCGGCCTCGTCGCGACGCACCTCGATCATCGCATCGCCATGGCGTTTCTGACCGCGGGCCTTGCGAGCGAAAAGCCGATCACCGTCGACGATACGACCATGATCGCGACCAGCTTCCCTGAATTCCGCGGACTGATGGAAACGCTCGGCGCGACGTATCAAGAGGCGCCGGAGCAATGA
- a CDS encoding complex I NDUFA9 subunit family protein has product MAETGKLATVFGGSGFVGRQIVWSLARRDYRVRAAVRRPDLAGYLQPMGVVGQVFGVQANLRFADSVMRAVEGAETVVNSVGILAPTGAQTFQDVHVEGARRIAKAAREAGAQRLVHISAIGANKNSNSKYAVSKAEGEAAVLAEFPSAIILRPSIVFGPEDQFFNRFAALARVSPVLPLVGGGRTKFQPVFSGDVGEAVANAVTGSGKAGEVYELGGPQVVTFREILESTVQYAGRRRVLLPVPFWMMKLQALLTWPLPNAVRPVTVDQLRLLKLDNVVSDAAKREDRTIAALGVPQPASIEAIVPQYLERFNPKGQYASYRV; this is encoded by the coding sequence ATGGCGGAAACTGGCAAACTTGCGACGGTCTTCGGGGGATCCGGGTTCGTCGGACGTCAGATCGTCTGGAGTCTGGCGCGCCGGGACTATCGCGTCCGTGCTGCCGTCCGCAGGCCCGATCTCGCGGGTTATCTGCAACCCATGGGCGTCGTGGGACAGGTCTTCGGAGTGCAGGCCAATCTTAGGTTTGCCGATTCTGTCATGCGCGCCGTCGAAGGCGCCGAAACCGTCGTCAACTCCGTCGGCATCCTGGCGCCGACAGGAGCCCAGACGTTCCAGGACGTCCACGTCGAAGGCGCCCGCCGCATCGCCAAGGCGGCGCGGGAAGCGGGCGCTCAGCGGCTTGTCCATATCTCGGCGATCGGTGCGAACAAGAACTCGAATTCGAAGTACGCGGTGAGCAAGGCCGAGGGCGAAGCGGCCGTGCTCGCGGAATTTCCGTCCGCGATCATTCTCCGGCCGTCGATCGTCTTCGGACCCGAGGATCAGTTCTTCAACCGGTTCGCAGCGCTTGCGCGCGTAAGTCCCGTCCTGCCGCTGGTCGGCGGTGGGCGGACGAAGTTCCAGCCGGTCTTTTCAGGCGATGTCGGCGAGGCTGTCGCAAATGCCGTGACCGGCAGCGGCAAGGCGGGCGAAGTTTATGAGCTCGGCGGCCCGCAGGTCGTGACGTTCCGCGAGATTCTCGAATCGACGGTGCAGTATGCTGGACGCCGGCGCGTGCTGTTGCCGGTGCCCTTCTGGATGATGAAGCTGCAGGCCTTGCTGACCTGGCCTCTGCCCAATGCGGTCCGTCCGGTAACTGTCGACCAGTTGCGGCTGTTGAAGCTCGACAATGTCGTCTCGGATGCGGCCAAACGCGAGGATCGTACCATCGCGGCGCTCGGCGTTCCGCAACCGGCTTCGATCGAGGCGATCGTTCCGCAATATCTCGAGCGGTTTAATCCGAAGGGGCAGTACGCGAGCTATCGCGTCTAA
- a CDS encoding DUF1150 domain-containing protein codes for MNNKTTARATVDHVVPPVMTELELARLGGGEVAYIKTLTSDEALNMFPQIEGLPKGIPLFSLHAADGTPIALTDTLQAAIGHAHEDELAIAPLN; via the coding sequence ATGAATAACAAGACCACCGCAAGAGCCACAGTTGACCATGTTGTGCCACCCGTCATGACCGAGCTGGAACTCGCACGTCTCGGCGGCGGTGAGGTTGCGTACATCAAGACGCTGACCTCGGACGAGGCGCTGAACATGTTTCCGCAGATCGAAGGTTTGCCGAAGGGCATTCCACTGTTCTCGCTGCACGCCGCCGACGGCACGCCGATCGCGCTGACGGATACGCTACAGGCCGCCATCGGTCATGCGCACGAGGATGAACTCGCCATCGCGCCGCTGAACTAA
- a CDS encoding ABC-F family ATP-binding cassette domain-containing protein — protein sequence MAPPLLTLKDIHLTFGGTPLLEGAELTAAPGDRICLVGRNGSGKSTLLKIAAGLVTPDRGERFAHPGASIRYLPQEADFNGFDTVRAYVEAGLGPTDDPYSAEYLIGELGLSGDDNPDQLSGGEARRAALARVLVSKPDVLLLDEPTNHLDLTAIEWLEKTLQASRSALLLISHDRRFLETLSRATVWLDRGKTRRLEQGFAAFEDWRDKVLEEEEIERHKLDRKIVREDQWMHGGVTGRRKRNVRRVRELRAMRQEVRDRRFVVGAARLDVAEGNLSGKLVVETSNVSKGYDGREIVSDLNLRVMRGDCLGIVGPNGAGKTTLIKLLIGQLEPDSGTIRHGANLEIVALDQRRDELDPNWTVSDALTGGRGDQVVINGKARHVASYMKDFLFLPEQRLSPIRVLSGGERARLMLARALAKPSNVLVLDEPTNDLDLETLDLLQELLADYPGTLLLVSHDRDFLDRIVTSVLAPTGDGRWTEYAGGYSDMLAQRKGDDLKKAPKQEAAAAARKTSDEASAGSPGAAKAKLSYKEKHALSILPDEIAKLEAEIKTLSTKLADAGLYARDRSGFEKTNARLADVQQQLETAETQWLELEEKRAAIENAG from the coding sequence ATGGCACCTCCTCTTTTGACGCTCAAAGATATTCATCTCACCTTCGGCGGCACGCCGTTGCTCGAAGGCGCGGAGCTGACCGCAGCGCCCGGCGACCGCATCTGTCTCGTCGGGCGCAACGGCTCCGGCAAGTCGACGTTGCTGAAGATCGCGGCGGGGCTCGTGACGCCGGATCGCGGCGAGCGTTTCGCGCATCCGGGCGCCAGCATCCGCTACCTGCCGCAGGAAGCCGACTTCAACGGCTTCGATACGGTTCGCGCGTATGTCGAAGCCGGCCTCGGCCCGACGGACGATCCCTATTCGGCGGAGTATCTGATCGGCGAGCTTGGGCTTTCGGGCGACGATAATCCGGACCAGCTCTCGGGTGGCGAAGCGCGCCGCGCCGCGCTGGCGCGTGTTCTGGTTTCAAAGCCCGACGTTCTGCTGCTCGACGAGCCGACGAATCATCTCGATCTCACCGCGATCGAGTGGCTTGAAAAGACGCTGCAGGCGAGCCGCTCGGCGCTGCTTCTCATCAGCCATGACCGCCGCTTTCTCGAAACGCTATCGCGCGCGACCGTCTGGCTCGATCGCGGCAAGACGCGCCGTCTCGAGCAGGGTTTTGCGGCGTTCGAGGACTGGCGCGACAAGGTTCTCGAAGAAGAAGAAATCGAACGCCACAAGCTCGACCGCAAAATCGTGCGCGAAGATCAGTGGATGCATGGCGGCGTCACCGGCCGCCGCAAACGCAACGTCCGGCGCGTGCGCGAGCTTCGCGCGATGCGGCAGGAGGTGCGCGACCGTCGCTTCGTCGTCGGCGCAGCCCGTCTCGACGTGGCGGAGGGCAATCTCTCGGGCAAGCTCGTCGTCGAAACCTCGAACGTCTCGAAAGGCTATGACGGCCGCGAGATCGTGTCTGACCTCAACTTGCGCGTCATGCGCGGCGACTGTCTCGGCATCGTCGGCCCGAACGGCGCCGGCAAGACAACGCTGATCAAACTGCTGATCGGGCAGCTCGAGCCGGACAGCGGCACGATCCGCCACGGCGCCAATCTCGAAATCGTCGCACTCGATCAGAGGCGCGATGAACTCGATCCGAACTGGACCGTATCGGATGCGCTGACGGGCGGGCGCGGCGATCAGGTCGTCATCAACGGCAAGGCGCGCCACGTCGCGAGCTACATGAAAGACTTCCTGTTCTTGCCGGAGCAGCGTCTGTCGCCGATCCGCGTTCTGTCAGGTGGCGAGCGGGCTCGGCTCATGCTGGCGCGCGCGCTTGCAAAACCTTCCAACGTGCTCGTGCTCGACGAGCCGACGAACGATCTCGATCTCGAAACGCTCGACCTGCTGCAAGAGCTCCTGGCCGATTATCCGGGGACGCTGCTTCTCGTTAGTCACGACCGCGATTTTCTCGATCGCATCGTCACGAGCGTGCTTGCGCCGACCGGCGACGGCCGATGGACGGAATACGCGGGCGGATATTCCGACATGCTTGCCCAGCGCAAGGGCGACGATCTGAAAAAGGCGCCCAAACAAGAAGCCGCTGCGGCGGCGCGCAAAACGTCGGACGAGGCTTCGGCGGGGTCGCCGGGCGCCGCCAAAGCCAAGCTCTCCTATAAGGAGAAGCACGCGCTTTCGATATTGCCGGATGAAATCGCCAAGCTCGAAGCTGAAATCAAAACGCTGTCGACAAAACTCGCGGACGCAGGGCTTTATGCGCGTGACCGTTCCGGATTCGAAAAGACGAATGCGCGCCTCGCGGATGTGCAGCAGCAGCTCGAAACCGCCGAGACGCAGTGGCTTGAACTCGAAGAAAAGCGCGCCGCAATCGAGAACGCCGGATAA
- the pqqA gene encoding pyrroloquinoline quinone precursor peptide PqqA translates to MKTWSKPEVREQEVGLEVTSYLPAEIDVI, encoded by the coding sequence ATGAAGACGTGGTCGAAGCCTGAAGTACGCGAGCAGGAAGTTGGTCTCGAAGTGACCAGCTATCTTCCGGCTGAAATCGACGTCATCTGA
- a CDS encoding YbdD/YjiX family protein encodes MLKSGTSLFCMLRTTLARTARLMVGVPDYEAYVAHRRLVHPGEPVMTYEEFFRERQASRYGENGGKVSRCC; translated from the coding sequence ATGCTGAAATCCGGCACATCCCTATTTTGCATGCTTCGCACTACGCTCGCCCGAACCGCGCGCCTGATGGTCGGCGTGCCGGATTACGAGGCTTATGTCGCGCATCGGCGGCTGGTGCATCCGGGCGAGCCGGTGATGACCTACGAAGAGTTCTTCCGCGAACGCCAGGCGAGCCGGTATGGCGAAAACGGCGGCAAGGTCAGCCGCTGCTGCTGA